From Borreliella afzelii, the proteins below share one genomic window:
- a CDS encoding DUF244 domain-containing protein, whose protein sequence is MNNVSEKNQNIQNNGDIKIMHIEQQSFIGCEVFEEKSSPVKEKSKISKIGKKLPGISSQECFRFNRNIDFSLQRNKLDKYGASEVGNVLIGGAGLKDLMINRVLKYFGMSMPFKENLYMLKGKELENLGFREFVKAYDDDIVVLYKNKYANGVDKYNYFKKMGVSETLVGSTIDGWFINIYGDLELLELLEIKSSDSTYMSSAIEEYNKNGNFLSSKYFFKYYVQAQMQLACTGLKNCNLFFLIDAAPVNCKIKRNDALISKVLEFVLKCEQEVFNLRNEIVKNDQFKLLRSNNHDNDAFIKLVEEFVVNSDFYQSGVEFDWVKEFVEYVECIDLEIKTDDDAANLECNLIEIDNLKVELNKIQNENKRREKPIKDLLKIKIDKILEKYPLIVHANYRFKEFVFNYDPKKRAISDRFKGLLPTSSKVFLPRNMSNIAYANSVPF, encoded by the coding sequence AAAATCAAAATATACAAAATAATGGAGACATAAAAATTATGCATATTGAGCAACAAAGTTTTATTGGTTGTGAAGTGTTTGAGGAAAAATCCTCTCCAGTTAAAGAAAAAAGCAAAATAAGCAAGATAGGTAAAAAATTACCAGGAATAAGCAGTCAAGAGTGTTTTAGATTTAATCGTAATATTGATTTTAGTTTACAGAGAAACAAGCTTGACAAATATGGGGCTAGTGAAGTGGGCAATGTTCTAATTGGTGGGGCTGGACTTAAAGACTTAATGATCAATAGAGTGCTTAAATATTTTGGCATGAGTATGCCTTTTAAAGAGAATTTATATATGTTGAAAGGCAAAGAATTAGAAAATTTAGGATTTAGAGAATTTGTTAAAGCATATGATGATGATATTGTTGTTTTGTATAAAAATAAATATGCCAACGGTGTTGATAAATATAATTATTTCAAGAAAATGGGAGTTTCAGAAACTTTAGTAGGCTCAACAATTGATGGATGGTTTATTAATATTTATGGTGATTTAGAGCTTTTAGAGCTTTTAGAGATTAAGAGTAGTGATTCTACTTATATGAGTAGTGCTATTGAAGAGTACAATAAAAATGGCAATTTCTTAAGTAGTAAGTACTTTTTCAAGTACTATGTGCAGGCACAAATGCAGCTAGCATGTACCGGACTTAAAAATTGCAATTTATTCTTTTTAATCGACGCCGCACCGGTTAATTGTAAAATAAAAAGAAATGATGCTTTAATATCAAAAGTGCTTGAATTTGTTCTTAAATGTGAACAAGAAGTTTTCAATTTAAGAAACGAAATTGTTAAAAACGATCAGTTTAAGTTATTAAGATCAAATAATCATGATAATGATGCGTTTATTAAGCTTGTTGAAGAGTTTGTAGTAAATAGTGATTTTTATCAATCTGGAGTTGAGTTTGATTGGGTAAAAGAATTTGTAGAATATGTTGAGTGTATAGACCTTGAGATTAAAACCGATGATGATGCTGCAAATCTTGAATGTAATCTTATTGAGATTGACAATCTAAAAGTAGAACTAAATAAAATTCAAAATGAAAACAAAAGAAGAGAAAAACCCATAAAAGATTTACTTAAAATTAAAATTGATAAAATTTTGGAGAAATATCCACTGATTGTTCATGCAAATTATAGATTTAAAGAATTTGTATTCAATTATGATCCTAAGAAAAGGGCAATATCAGATAGATTTAAAGGACTTTTACCGACAAGCAGTAAAGTGTTCTTGCCCAGAAATATGAGTAATATAGCATATGCAAATAGTGTACCCTTTTGA